The following proteins are encoded in a genomic region of Odontesthes bonariensis isolate fOdoBon6 chromosome 19, fOdoBon6.hap1, whole genome shotgun sequence:
- the LOC142368991 gene encoding amino acid transporter heavy chain SLC3A2-like encodes MNKDTEIDMEEVKLNELDPEKQPMTGDGQAAGGEKNGSVKLKVPEDEVAFTGLSKEELMKVAGTPGWVRTRWVLLVLFWLGWVGMLAGAIVIIVQAPRCKPIPEMNWWNEGPIYQISDLEAFSGGMEGVEAKLDDMSQLKVKALVLGPFHTVQADQPSSLNLKEINPTFGSKQTLEALMGKAHKKGISVVLDLTPNFLGTNPWFGINDDEIIEKVQAAAVYWLNLGVDGIKVSDLSFASELANWSKLREAVQGNRTEQTRPRALMGVVENISAPEVSQLVNSSGVDLVLSDLLSSKNEGVERIRDMDTLHSQQRSMAWGLGASNRAHLSKQASGLIRLYQLLLFTMPGTPVFTYGDEIGLEAEGAESPKMVWDVEKEPSKEAAEGNRTEHAAVRKWFRSLSDLRGKERSLLHGDYYSLYSSPSSLAFLRLWDQSDRYITAVNWGDKAETLKLSLKPTEGVELPETAKVKSSTDENLVEESSISLDSLTLGPGQAVLLLFPFMS; translated from the exons ATGAATAAGGACACAGAGATCGACATGGAGGAAGTGAAGCTCAATGAGCTGGACCCTGAGAAGCAGCCCATGACGGGTGACGGCCAGGCTGCGGGTGGTGAGAAGAATGGCAGCGTCAAGCTGAAGGTCCCTGAAGATGAGGTCGCATTCACTGGCCTCTCCAAAGAGGAGCTGATGAAGGTCGCTGGCACTCCAGG ATGGGTGCGAACCCGCTGGGTGCTACTTGTCCTGTTTTGGTTGGGCTGGGTCGGCATGCTGGCTGGAGCCATTGTGATTATAGTCCAGGCCCCACGTTGCAAACCCATCCCTGAAATGAACTGGTGGAATGAAGGACCCATCTACCAGATCTCTGACCTTGAGGCCTTTTCTGGAGGAATGGAAG GTGTTGAGGCAAAGTTGGATGACATGTCTCAGCTGAAGGTGAAAGCCCTGGTTCTCGGTCCTTTTCACACTGTCCAGGCTGACCAACCAAGCAGTCTTAATCTTAAAGAAATCAACCCAACTTTTGGCTCAAAGCAAACTCTGGAAGCTTTGATGGGAAAAGCACACAAGAAGG GCATTTCTGTGGTGCTTGACCTGACTCCAAACTTCCTGGGAACTAATCCATGGTTCGGTATCAATGATGACGAGATTATAGAGAAAGTCCAG GCTGCAGCAGTGTACTGGCTGAATTTGGGTGTGGATGGCATCAAAGTGTCTGACCTGTCGTTTGCCTCCGAGTTGGCCAATTGGTCAAAACTGCGGGAAGCTGTCCAGGGCAACCGCACTGAGCAAACCAGACCGAG GGCTCTGATGGGTGTGGTTGAAAATATTTCGGCACCAGAAGTGTCTCAGCTGGTCAATTCCTCTGGTGTTGATCTAGTCCTGTCTGACCTGCTCAGCAGCAAAAACGAAG GTGTGGAGCGCATCAGGGACATGGACACCCTTCATTCTCAGCAGAGAAGTATGGCCTGGGGACTCGGTGCCAGCAACCGGGCTCATTTGTCTAAGCAGGCTTCGGGCCTGATTCGTCTCTACCAGCTTCTGCTGTTCACCATGCCTGGAACACCAGTATTTACCTATGGAGATGAAATTGGTCTTGAGGCAGAA GGTGCAGAATCACCAAAAATGGTTTGGGATGTAGAGAAGGAACCTTCCAAAGAGGCTGCTGAG GGTAATCGTACAGAGCATGCTGCTGTGAGAAAGTGGTTCAGATCCCTCAGTGACCTGCGAGGCAAAGAGCGCTCCCTCCTTCACGGCGACTACTACTCTCTTTACTCCTCTCCCTCATCCCTCGCTTTCCTGCGTTTATGGGACCAGAGTGACAGGTACATAACAGCtgtcaactggggagacaaagCCGAGACGCTGAAACTCTCACTGAAACCTACAG AGGGAGTAGAGCTGCCAGAGACGGCGAAGGTGAAGTCATCAACAGATGAAAACCTGGTGGAGGAGTCATCCATCAGCCTAGACAGCCTCACTCTAGGACCTGGACAAGCGGTCCTCCTGCTGTTTCCCTTTATGAGCTAA